CCGGCGACGCCTGCATAGCTGCTGGTCGGCATAAGGATATCTGGCGACATACCGTGATTCCACTCAGCATACGGCTCTTTCATGTCACTTGGGCAATTGAACTGAGACAAAGGCGTTGCTACAGCGTCGCGATAAGCGGGTATCGAGATAGACCCACCTCGAAAAGGATGCATTGGTCTATTCCTGATATCTAACACATCATACAGAGCTTGCTGCTCTAATTGCGGCAGAAGCTGAACGAAGACGCTAGCCCCATGGAAGTGCATATCAGTTGCAGTGAGTCCTGGTAAATTACTCGTCGAGTTGACGCCTAAATCTCTGCACGGCTGCTGCTGGCCATCGCAGGCTAACCGTGCAGGAGGTAGGTCACCTTGTGCGCTTTCGTGGTTGAGCGCTGCCAAGGAAAGTTGCTTACAATTGTTCACACATTGCAGTCTTCGCGCCGCCTCGCGAGCGGCCTGCACTGCGGGCAGCAAGAGGCCCACAAGGACACCGATGATCGCGATGACTACCAAGAGTTCGACAAGAGTGAAGCCATTTTTGCGTTGACTAGAC
The genomic region above belongs to Lacipirellulaceae bacterium and contains:
- a CDS encoding DUF1559 domain-containing protein, with protein sequence MGLLLPAVQAAREAARRLQCVNNCKQLSLAALNHESAQGDLPPARLACDGQQQPCRDLGVNSTSNLPGLTATDMHFHGASVFVQLLPQLEQQALYDVLDIRNRPMHPFRGGSISIPAYRDAVATPLSQFNCPSDMKEPYAEWNHGMSPDILMPTSSYAGVAGDVGPPNGRDLLWPNRHDGGVPFHLKHNNTGIFFYARRIELREITDGISNTMFFGETTLGHRALANNTWANGNRCNSSMRSTYHPLNTPVEAAGLVITAGAGGANKTHCGFNSFHPGGANFAMGDGSVRFVQDDIDERTYRAMSTRFEAADLY